A stretch of the candidate division WOR-3 bacterium genome encodes the following:
- a CDS encoding biotin/lipoyl-binding protein, producing MAYMVDVDGREFRVDVKKEDGRLIVSLNGEEVDVEIAHEQGSQLMLIVEDRPFAVVVESDSQVIVNGEAYTVDVVDEQIQRMIKASPELAHKKELAVKAVMPGLVVEVNVQEGDFIKSGDGLLVIEAMKMQNEIKAARDGLLKMINVKQGQTVNTGDTLLVIE from the coding sequence ATGGCATACATGGTTGATGTTGATGGCAGAGAATTCCGTGTGGACGTCAAGAAGGAAGACGGCCGCTTAATCGTGTCTCTTAACGGTGAGGAAGTGGACGTCGAAATCGCCCATGAACAGGGTTCTCAATTGATGCTCATTGTAGAAGACAGGCCTTTTGCCGTCGTCGTTGAGTCTGATAGCCAGGTGATTGTGAATGGTGAGGCTTATACGGTTGATGTCGTCGACGAGCAAATACAGCGTATGATAAAGGCGAGTCCAGAATTAGCACATAAGAAGGAATTGGCTGTTAAGGCGGTTATGCCGGGTCTGGTAGTAGAAGTCAATGTGCAAGAAGGTGATTTTATTAAGAGCGGCGACGGATTACTCGTTATCGAAGCGATGAAAATGCAGAATGAAATAAAAGCGGCCCGCGACGGTTTGCTCAAAATGATCAACGTCAAACAGGGACAGACCGTGAATACTGGTGATACATTGCTCGTTATCGAGTGA